Genomic DNA from Triticum urartu cultivar G1812 unplaced genomic scaffold, Tu2.1 TuUngrouped_contig_5736, whole genome shotgun sequence:
GAGTTCTTTTCTAAGATTGTAGGTTGAGATTGTGGATTGAgttaccccgcaaaaaaaaaagagaTTGTGGATTGAGTTGTGTGCTGAAATGTCTGTACTGCCCTTAGACAAAAATTGTTTGATGATTTGTTAACACCTTGTTTCAAACCATAACTTTTTCATATGAGCACAAAAGTGATTTACGAATATCATAAAGTGCTAAATATTACAATTAGGATGGTTTAAATTTTGTTCCTTACAAAAGTGGGTGAactaaaaatagaaaaaataatCTCAAGGTATGAGACTGGCAGCAATAGCTTCACGTGTTGCGGTCATGCTACCATCATCTTCTGGTGGTAGAGCGTTGGCACCTGTAAACAACAATGGAGGTTGCACATACACATCACTGACAAACTTGTCAAAATGCTCATTACATAACTTGCTATCATGAATCCAATTGTGGAGGCACATGGATGTAGTGACGATCATCTTTCAGGTCTCTAGTTTGTACCGAGGTATGCCTCCGAGAATTTGTCATTTCATCTTGAGAACACCAAATGCTCTTTCAATGACATTTCACAAAGAATGACGATGGTTGAATGTCTCATACCTCCCACCGGTGGGTGCTGTTGGAAATCTGGTACATGATATCGTTGCCCTTTGTATGGTGCTAGATATCCAACCCCGTCTGGATATCCATAGTGCACAAGGTAATATTTATCTATAATAGGACATCAAAAGACATTAGAAATTTACAACATACCATCCTATATATGACAATATGGATACATACTCGGGGTTGTGAAAAATGATCATGACGAACTATAGCATTGCTCCACACACGTGTGCCGGGTGCAAAGGCGCGCGGACGGGAGACGGGGCTGACGGGGGTAGAGCGGCGGAGGAAGGAGCAGGGCGGTGACGAGGCTGGCGGCGGTGCGACAACCCTAGCGCTCACTGCGCGTGGGCGAGTTCTTTCGCTCGATGCGTGGTTGGTCGATCGCGAGCGCCCCCTCATTTTTCTGTACATGAGGGGTGGATGGGTCGGTGGCATTCTGACCGTAATTACGTGCTATAATAGGGATATTTTTTAATTCGAACATTTTTCTTTTTAGGGACTCCAAAATCTTGAGATTATGGGAAAATATAGTATTTTTTTTAGATTTTGGATTGTACTGAAGCAAAAGCAAGTTTTTTTTGGCTCAAGATTTTCTAGACCGAGATTTTCCTTTTTTTGGAAATGGAGGCTTGTCCCTGGCCTCTGCATCGGAACAATGCATGCAACCCTCTTATTAAGAAGTCTCGAAGTAGCCTAAAGTGTTAAAAGTATTACAGCTCGCAAGCAGAgcgaaaaaagaaaagaaaagtaAATGCTCAATATTACAACCGGTATGACAATGTAAAGGACCAGCTCCCTAGATTATCAAAAGAACTGAGCCTATGTTAAGATTATCAAAGATGCCCACAACTCACAAAAGACGGTCAAGATGACCATTCTCAATTATGTATGGCCTCGACTAGAGCTCAGTACTATGTGATCACTTTGATGTGCCATCCTTTGAGAATTGGTAATGTAACTTTCATAATCTGTACTAATATAAAAAACTCAAAGGAGCAGATCTAATTAATCTCAGCCATTAAACCACATTAATCTAATGACCTAGGTTGCTTCAATGGTGAGGTCGTATCCTATCTAATACTTAATTTTCTTTAAATATTACCGTGCATTGCACATTTACTAGTAAAGTTAAAAGTAGTTGTAGCAAAACCTTTCTGCCAAATTTGTTGTAGATGTGGCACTCTCTTCACTGTAGCATCTGTAGTTGCTTCTCGTGGCCGTAGAGTTGTCTGGGCCCACGAGCATATAGCAGTAATTGTTGTGATGTTTGTTTACCTCAGCAGAACACGATTTTGGAGTGCTAGTAGTAGGTGATGTTTGTGATTAGCATTCTGCCAAATTGACAGAACCTGGACGTCTCTCTGTTTCAGTTGAACTCCCATATACTCCCTTCATTTCAAAATATAGTACATTTTCGCTTTCCGAAGTCCAACTttaaccataaatttaaccaacaagaCCAATTGCGGCGgaagaaaaaattatataattgaaaactttttccgaatacgaattcactgatataatttttactcccgccgcaatcggtctcgATAGTTAAATTCACGGTCAAAATTGAAACACGTGGATAGAGAAAGCACTCATTGTGGAATGAAGGGAGTACTGCAGAAGCCTCTAGAACCTCCTCAGCGTGGGTCCAAACGAAACCAAACCGAATCAAGCCGATTATCTGCCGGATCGAATTTCCGAGGTGAGCATCCCCAAATCCATCTCATTCTTCACCCCCCGGTTGCTCCCGTTACCCGCCGGGTGCGTAGTTTCCGGTTCCGCATTCCTTTCTTTCTGCTCAGATTTCTTAGGTTTCTGATACAAGTTTTTGGTAGCTTCCTCCCCTTTCTACTTGGGATTCTTATCTGTATAATTTGATTTGTTCCAAGCACTGCGGATGGGCAGGATTTTTCGAAAATACTGTAGAAATCATGGGCAAAATCCCCCGATCCGACCTTTTATAGAACCACCTCAATCCAACTACACGTGTGTGCACTTTGCTGGAGTTTTTCTTAAAAGTTCGGTTTAGGAGGAGAACCACACTTAGGTTGGAATCTATATTGGTGGTAAGAGGATGAGACGCTTTCAGATCTTGAGCTGGGCTGGGAAAACGCTAATTTTATTTTTTACGAGTGAGTAACGTTTCTGTTATGTGAACTGGCTGTTTTGGCAGACTTTACTTCGCAAAACGATTACATTGTTGATGGTGGATGGAGAGTAAGACATGCTCTCTCGACTGATATTATGCTTTTGAAGCATTCTGATTTTGTGCCATGATTCTGACTGTGTGAGTAGCTTAACTTTCATGTCGGGGACTCCTTGTACATGCTTTTTTGTTCACTGTTTTTTCTCATGATTATCCTGTTACCTCTTCCCTTGCTCTAATCATGGAATGCATAACAGCTCTGACAAGTGACAACAGGGATGGCAACCGGTAGCGAAGCTGGAAAGCCCGCGGAGGTCGTGCTGGAGTGGCCTAAGCAGGACAAAAAGAGGATGCTGCATGCTGTTTACCGTGTGGGAGATCTGGACCGTACCATTAAGTATGTTAGCTATACTTCCGGTCGATGTTTATATTTGCACCATCAATACTAGTATGTTTGTGCTGATGCAAGTGATTTAATTCTCATAGGTGTTACACAGAATGCTTTGGGATGAAGCTGTTGAGGAAAAGAGATGTTCCTGAAGAGAAGTACACCAATGCGTTTCTTGGGTTTGGACCTGAGGACACTAATTTTGCACTTGAGCTGACTTACAGTATGTTCATTGGTCCGCTCGCAATTGTTTCTAATGCAACCGGTTTGATATCCTTGTTAATGTTTGGTCGACGTGTGTATCTGCCTCAGTGATAGTACTGGAAAACTGATGGGGTCTTTATTCTTCTCTCTGCATATGAGCCGATAAATTCTTTGGTGGGTTAATAGTGTCATTCTTTTCCACCTCCTGTTGTGCTAATATGTCCGTTCTCGTTTGATAGATTATGGTGTTGACAAGTATGACATTGGAGCGGGCTTTGGACATTTTGCCATCGCAAATGAGGATGTGTGTATTGCTTACCTGCAACATCTTACCCTTCATGTTACAGACCTTCAGGCTTATACGATGTCGTGGATGCAACGCAGGTGTACAAGCTGGCTGAGACAATTAAATCATCTTCTTGTTGTAAGATCACTCGTGAACCTGGTCCTGTCAAGGGAGGGTCCACTGTGATTGCCTTTGCACAAGACCCAGATGGTTACATGTTCGAGCTTATCCAGAGGGGTCCGACGCCTGAGCCTCTCTGTCAAGTTATGCTTCGTGTTGGTGACCTTGATCGGTCTATCATGTTCTACGAGAAGGTATTGTTTTGTAAAAGGAGAGGCTGTTTGAAACGTTAGAGACACTATCCTTTCTGAATATTCTCTAGGACAATAGTTATATGTGTGATATTCTCACATCTGTCTTTTATGCAGGCCCTTGGGATGAAGCTTCTGAGGAAAAAAGATGTGCCTCAGTACAAGGTACATCACATGACAATTGTTGTTCTGATGCCATTTGTCCTTTGAATTATGATGAACTGAGCATGTTTATGATTTGTACAGTACACAATTGCCATGATGGGCTATGCCGAGGAGGATAAGACCACTGTTCTGGAGTTGACATACAACTATGGTGTCACAGAATATAACAAGGGCAATGCATATGCTCAGGTTTTGACAAGTTTTTTTTGCATTATTTCCTCTTTAGGTTTTGGCATTTCCTTTCTTAATGGTTGTTGTGTTGCCTAAGTGCAGGTTGCTATTGGCACTGACGATGTGTACAAGAGTGCTGAAGCAGTTGAGCTGGTTACCAAAGAACTAGGTGGAAAGATTCTACGGCAGCCTGGGCCACTACCGGGGCTGAACACGAAGATCACCTCTTTCCTTGACCCCGATGGCTGGAAAGTGGTATGTCTTCTGGCTGTCTTGTGCATCACACTGCTTTATTTGAATCGAGGCGGGTGAATTAATTACAAGATATGTTTGCTGTAGTCAATGCTTTGATTTAAAATTTGAAGAGCTTATTGTAGTCAATGTACTTTGGCAGTTAAATGAATTAAATAAATTTGAGACGAAATGAAGAACAATTCAATTGGCTTACACGAAGTGACTGATAATTGCTAGTTTGTCTGTATAAACGAATTGTTTCCAGTTAGTACATAGTTTCAGAGTCTACTCTTGGATTGGCACCTTCAAGGACAAGCTGTTGCTTGTAAATGCAAAATAGAAAATTGGAAAACAGCATCATTGTAAGAAAGTAGGCATCCTAGGTGTAGCGAGCAAATTAATAGTAAGAACTTTTGCGTGCGTCATGTTTGTCATACTGAACATGATTTcttaggaggttgttcttccGTGTCCTTGGCAACCAGCAGGCCACATTATCTGTGGCTAATGTTATTCTTGGGGTTGGGGTTGTAGGTTCTGGTGGATCATGCGGACTTCCTCAAGGAACTCCACTAAAGATCAGCAGGCCCCACGCCCGGGAGTTGTTGAAGAGGCAAACCTTATGCAGCAATGGTCTTTGATGTAATAAAATGGCAGCCTCTTCCGCTCGACCAACAAAAATAAAAGCTACTGTACCACCGAATACCTATGCCGTGATTGGCCTAGTTAGAGGACTTGCTCTGTACAGTATGTGCTATGATCGCTGAACATGAATACTCCTACTACTGAGATGGGTCTGCATGCGCAGTCGGAGAGTGGTTTCCAATGATCTGATATGTTTTCTACCTCTGTTTTTGAACTgcaaaaatgtcttatatttaggaatTTGAACTGGAAAACGGCTTATATTTAGGATTTAGGAACAGAGGGTGTACTATTGAGACGAATTGGGCATGCTGACGGCATGAGCTATGCATTCCAGGGTTTTATCTTATTAACCATTTCACCTGAAAGTCAGGAATCTTGAAACCTGCATCGCCATGATCAAGCACGCTTAGCTCAGTCTCGTAAACACCATTCGTTCTGCTGACAATTGTACTACTTCACTAACAATTGTATACACACATCTCGTTCGATTACAGATCACAAGCAGCAGCGGGAAACGTCACCAATACCCGAGTTACGGAAAGCACACACGACACAGTCAACACCACATGAACTGTccctaaaaataaaaaagaatacGTATAGCTGGATCACTGCGCCGGTCGCTCTGGTCATACGCCGCCGTGCCTCGGCGACGCGCGCGCGCCTCATTCGTCACCGTGGCCGCCGTGGCGGTCCTCCGTCTCTGCGCACTCCTTGGCGGCGGCGTGGCCCCGCACGGCGCGCTGCTTCTCCTCCTCGGCGGCGTGAATCCGCTGCTGCTTCTTCACCTCGGCCGCCTCCTTGTTCACCACCGCCGCCTCCCTGTGCCCTGTCGTGTACGCCGCGGCCTTGTCCACCTGCCCCTGCACGGCGGCCCTCGTCTTCTCCATGCCGGCGCGCGCCGACGCGCCGGCGTTCGCCGCGGCCTCCTTGCCCGACTCCATGCCGCCCGACCTCCCTTGCTTCAGTTTGGACTAGCCGACGATACTGCTGAAATCTCTAGACAAGCTGCCGTGCTTTCGCAAGCAGGGTCGAGGCGACACTTATAGCGCGGTGCCCTGAATCCACGGAAGGAGGATTTGTTGCCTCAGGCCATGACGCGTGTCAGAGTGTACGTGGGAGACGCGTAGAGAACGGTGTGGTGGCTGGGGTGAGGTG
This window encodes:
- the LOC125529634 gene encoding 18 kDa seed maturation protein-like, giving the protein MESGKEAAANAGASARAGMEKTRAAVQGQVDKAAAYTTGHREAAVVNKEAAEVKKQQRIHAAEEEKQRAVRGHAAAKECAETEDRHGGHGDE
- the LOC125529633 gene encoding lactoylglutathione lyase isoform X2, which produces MATGSEAGKPAEVVLEWPKQDKKRMLHAVYRVGDLDRTIKCYTECFGMKLLRKRDVPEEKYTNAFLGFGPEDTNFALELTYNYGVDKYDIGAGFGHFAIANEDVYKLAETIKSSSCCKITREPGPVKGGSTVIAFAQDPDGYMFELIQRGPTPEPLCQVMLRVGDLDRSIMFYEKALGMKLLRKKDVPQYKYTIAMMGYAEEDKTTVLELTYNYGVTEYNKGNAYAQVAIGTDDVYKSAEAVELVTKELGGKILRQPGPLPGLNTKITSFLDPDGWKVVLVDHADFLKELH
- the LOC125529633 gene encoding lactoylglutathione lyase isoform X1; the encoded protein is MKGVLQKPLEPPQRGSKRNQTESSRLSAGSNFRGMATGSEAGKPAEVVLEWPKQDKKRMLHAVYRVGDLDRTIKCYTECFGMKLLRKRDVPEEKYTNAFLGFGPEDTNFALELTYNYGVDKYDIGAGFGHFAIANEDVYKLAETIKSSSCCKITREPGPVKGGSTVIAFAQDPDGYMFELIQRGPTPEPLCQVMLRVGDLDRSIMFYEKALGMKLLRKKDVPQYKYTIAMMGYAEEDKTTVLELTYNYGVTEYNKGNAYAQVAIGTDDVYKSAEAVELVTKELGGKILRQPGPLPGLNTKITSFLDPDGWKVVLVDHADFLKELH